ATCCCCGGTTTCTACGATGATGTCCGGGCGTTGTCGAAGATCGAACGGGCTGCCTTCAAGAAACTCCCCTGGAACGACCGCAAGTACGCAAAATCTTTGGGTGTGAAACAACTCTATGGAGAAAAAGGGTTCACTTCGCTCGAGAGACTGTGGGCGCGTCCGACGCTCGAATGTAACGGAATCTGGGGCGGCTATACGGGGGAAGGTGCGAAAACCGTCCTCCCTTCAAAAGCGTATGCGAAGATTTCCATGCGTATTGTTCCTGATCAGTCTTCAGAGAAAATAGCAAAGCTGTTCGAGAAACATCTGAAGAAAATCGCTCCGAAAACTATCGATCTGAAAGTGCGCGCACTGCACGGCGGCGAGCCTGCAATCACTCCTATCGACAGTCCGGGAGTTCAAGCTGCCGTCGCCGCGCTGAACAAAGGATTCGGCAAGAAGCCGTTGTACCAGCGCGAGGGGGGCTCAATTCCGATCGTCGTTCAGTTCAAAAAGCTCCTTGGCATCGACACGGTGCTGCTCGGTTTCGGATTGCCCGATGGGAATGCCCATGCACCAAATGAGTTCATCGTCTTGGACAATTTGTTCGGCGGGATCAGAACCTGTCTCCACTTCTACAACGAGCTGCCAAATTTCTGGAACAAAGGTGGTACGAAGCGGTAATACCGCCGATGCAAAGCAGGTGCCATCAAGTCCCGAAGGCGCAATGGACATGGGAGGGGCGATCTCTCTCCTTTACCTGAAACCCTTGTGACTTGGTGGTAGAATCAGCTGCCTTTCTATGACTATCGAGGTTTTCGCAATCTGAGATACTATCTGGACATGAACCTATGAAGATTTACACGACAACGGGGGACGGAGGAGAGACTTCATTGTTCGGCGGGCGACGAGTCCCGAAGGATGCTCTCCGTATTGAGGCATACGGTACCGTGGACGAACTCAACTCGGCCCTCGGAGTTGCCCGCGCGTGGAAACCTGCAAAGGACATTGACGGGATTCTTGGGTCTCTGCAGAACGACCTTTTCGTTCTCGGAGCGGATTTGGCGACACCCGCGGAAAAGCGGAACGTACTCATCGAACGAATTCAACAGGAGCACATCACGCAGATTGAGCGGATCATCGATACGGTGGAAGCCCTCCTCAAACCGCTCTCATCGTTCATTCTTCCCGGTGGCACGCATGTCGCCGCCCAGCTGCATCTGGCGCGTACAATTTGCCGTAGAGCTGAGCGATTCGTCGTGAAGCTCTCGCGGGAAGAACCGCTCGATCCGCACGCGATAGTTTTTCTAAACCGTGTCTCAGATCTCCTGTTTATTCTTGCCCGCTACGCGAACCAGGTCGATGGGGTCGAGGAAACTCCCTGGAAAGCACGAGAGCTTTGACGGCTTCCGGATCCAGCCCTCAGGTTCCACAACGATCCACCATGCACCTGACGCAAGTCATCAAAGAACTCAAGAGAATGGCCGATCCCGCAATCGTCAAGGGG
The Ignavibacteriales bacterium DNA segment above includes these coding regions:
- a CDS encoding cob(I)yrinic acid a,c-diamide adenosyltransferase, which codes for MKIYTTTGDGGETSLFGGRRVPKDALRIEAYGTVDELNSALGVARAWKPAKDIDGILGSLQNDLFVLGADLATPAEKRNVLIERIQQEHITQIERIIDTVEALLKPLSSFILPGGTHVAAQLHLARTICRRAERFVVKLSREEPLDPHAIVFLNRVSDLLFILARYANQVDGVEETPWKAREL